One window of Chryseobacterium indologenes genomic DNA carries:
- a CDS encoding type III pantothenate kinase yields MNSIVINVGNSNIRFGLFNGDNCDISWVINTKPYRTADELYVQMLMLYQTYKIDPQEIDKVIIGSVVPQLTKVMSSGIKKIHGTTPVIVDRSTPSGVQAKSKQMGTDIYANLVAAHNLYPNRKKIVIDFGTALTASCVTETGETLGVIIAPGIVTSLNSLINQTAQLPDIELKKPKSVLGLDTVTCMQSGMVYGFLGMVEGFINRINEEVNDDCFVVATGGVSHIYKPLTDKIHVMDRLHTLKGLYFLGKDL; encoded by the coding sequence ATGAATTCAATTGTAATAAACGTAGGAAACAGCAATATCAGATTTGGTCTTTTCAATGGTGATAATTGTGATATTTCATGGGTGATCAATACAAAACCTTACAGAACGGCAGATGAACTTTATGTACAGATGCTGATGCTTTATCAGACCTATAAAATTGATCCACAGGAGATTGATAAGGTAATTATCGGATCTGTGGTACCTCAGCTCACCAAAGTAATGAGCTCCGGGATCAAAAAGATTCACGGGACTACTCCTGTAATTGTTGATAGATCAACCCCTTCAGGCGTTCAGGCAAAATCTAAACAGATGGGAACAGATATCTATGCCAACCTTGTAGCAGCACACAATTTGTATCCAAACAGAAAGAAAATTGTCATTGATTTCGGAACCGCACTTACGGCAAGTTGTGTAACGGAAACGGGAGAGACGCTAGGTGTGATTATTGCTCCGGGAATTGTTACCTCACTGAATTCATTGATCAATCAGACTGCACAGCTTCCGGACATTGAACTGAAAAAACCGAAGTCTGTTTTGGGACTGGATACGGTAACCTGTATGCAAAGCGGAATGGTATATGGTTTCCTGGGAATGGTAGAAGGTTTTATCAACCGTATCAATGAAGAGGTGAACGATGACTGCTTTGTAGTGGCAACAGGTGGTGTTTCCCATATTTACAAACCTCTTACAGATAAGATTCATGTGATGGACAGACTTCATACATTGAAAGGTCTTTATTTCCTGGGGAAAGATTTATAA
- a CDS encoding GNAT family N-acetyltransferase → MEKFPVIETERLILSQLEEKDVPFIIEYLQHRIFSDLTSNIPYPYVENDARSWLKMSKEAFDHQTGYTFAIRNKEGHIMGAIGLHDRDDDKAELGYWIGILYWNKGLVTEAAKAILDFGFKKMGFNKIFATHFLHNPASGRIMEKIGMEQEAVLKQEIRKDGEYFDIVRYAIFKD, encoded by the coding sequence ATGGAAAAATTTCCTGTCATAGAAACGGAAAGACTTATTCTTTCACAACTGGAAGAAAAAGATGTTCCTTTTATTATTGAATATCTTCAGCATAGGATTTTTTCTGATCTTACCTCTAATATTCCTTATCCTTATGTTGAAAATGATGCCAGATCATGGCTGAAAATGTCAAAAGAAGCTTTTGATCATCAAACAGGATATACTTTTGCCATCCGGAATAAAGAAGGGCATATCATGGGTGCTATCGGGCTGCATGACAGGGATGATGATAAGGCAGAGCTGGGATACTGGATAGGAATTCTTTACTGGAATAAAGGACTGGTGACCGAAGCTGCAAAAGCGATTTTAGATTTTGGTTTTAAAAAAATGGGGTTCAATAAAATTTTTGCGACACACTTTCTTCACAATCCGGCTTCCGGAAGAATAATGGAGAAAATAGGAATGGAACAGGAGGCTGTTCTGAAACAGGAAATAAGGAAAGACGGAGAATACTTTGATATCGTGAGGTATGCTATTTTTAAAGACTGA
- a CDS encoding nucleoside deaminase — MFTDEYYMKMALLEAEVALEKDEVPIGCVVVSNNRIIARAHNLTETLNDVTAHAEMQAITSAANFLGGKYLKDCTLYVTMEPCVMCSGALSWSQISKVVIGARDEQRGFINKHLSLHPKTEIITGIMETECSSIVKDFFKSKR; from the coding sequence ATGTTTACAGACGAATACTACATGAAAATGGCCCTGCTAGAAGCAGAAGTCGCTTTGGAAAAAGATGAGGTTCCTATTGGATGTGTTGTGGTTTCCAATAACCGGATCATTGCAAGAGCCCACAATCTTACTGAAACATTGAATGATGTTACCGCTCATGCAGAAATGCAGGCTATTACCTCAGCGGCAAATTTCCTTGGAGGGAAATACTTAAAAGACTGTACTCTTTATGTAACAATGGAACCTTGTGTAATGTGCTCAGGTGCACTTTCCTGGTCTCAGATCTCAAAAGTAGTGATTGGTGCGCGGGATGAACAAAGGGGTTTTATCAATAAACATCTTTCTCTGCACCCGAAAACAGAAATTATTACAGGCATCATGGAAACCGAATGCTCTTCTATTGTTAAAGATTTTTTTAAAAGTAAAAGATAA
- a CDS encoding helix-turn-helix transcriptional regulator, translating into MKKDFYLTRYALIIKRLESSPATYSQLEDYLLNSFEFQDAGIKSYSIRTLQRDIREISDLFNLSIHNKKKGDNRYYIESRPIMEVDEYNQKLLESFQVSNALNLHPDFSDFIFFESRKPTGVEHFYDLFFAIRNKRVVSFEHYNYKNKLMTSRKVHPLALKESKDRWYLIAIDTKDKVLKSFGLDRINYLDVAKNQFREKYKYNFREHFKNAFGVMNLTEQKPQNIVLKCSRHQGEYIRSFPLHQSQKETKETPEEIYFEFFLHPTYDFMQEILSYGKEVTVLEPKGLVDDIRNHLQESLNRYLES; encoded by the coding sequence ATGAAGAAAGATTTTTATTTGACAAGATATGCCTTAATTATAAAAAGATTAGAAAGTTCTCCGGCTACCTATTCCCAACTGGAGGACTATCTTTTAAACTCTTTTGAATTCCAGGACGCAGGAATAAAGAGCTACTCTATCCGTACCCTGCAGAGGGATATCCGGGAGATTTCCGATCTTTTCAATCTTTCTATTCACAACAAGAAAAAGGGTGACAACCGATATTATATTGAGAGCCGCCCGATCATGGAAGTGGATGAATACAACCAAAAACTGCTGGAGTCTTTTCAGGTAAGCAACGCTCTGAATCTTCACCCTGATTTTTCAGATTTTATCTTTTTTGAAAGCCGTAAGCCAACCGGTGTGGAACATTTTTATGATCTGTTCTTTGCCATCCGAAATAAAAGAGTTGTAAGCTTTGAACACTACAATTACAAAAACAAACTGATGACCTCCAGAAAGGTTCATCCTTTAGCCTTAAAAGAATCCAAGGACCGATGGTATCTTATTGCTATTGATACAAAAGATAAAGTTTTAAAATCCTTCGGGCTTGACAGAATCAACTATCTTGATGTAGCTAAAAATCAATTTAGAGAGAAGTACAAATATAATTTCAGGGAGCATTTTAAAAATGCATTCGGAGTCATGAATCTGACGGAACAGAAACCGCAGAATATTGTATTAAAATGCAGCCGTCATCAGGGAGAATATATCAGAAGCTTCCCCCTTCATCAATCACAGAAAGAGACCAAAGAAACTCCTGAAGAAATTTACTTTGAGTTCTTCCTCCACCCTACTTATGACTTTATGCAGGAAATTCTTTCTTACGGAAAAGAAGTTACTGTTCTGGAACCTAAAGGTTTAGTTGATGATATCCGTAATCATTTGCAGGAATCTTTGAACCGTTATCTTGAAAGCTGA